The proteins below come from a single Pseudomonadota bacterium genomic window:
- the lepB gene encoding signal peptidase I, whose amino-acid sequence MSKHRFRNEAARGATQDLAPTAAHMEDSRWSRIAANVKTIAGAVLLALAIRTMLFEAFEIEGPSMEPTLLNGDRVVVAKYVYGLFLPLREEAEVTWGAPDLGDVVIIKSPADGVDIVKRVIGLPGDVIEMRDEVVHRNGKPIETRELGSCKVGRGALQAHCRWRDNELNGRHFTTSSAGHIFDSTRMTVPREHVFVLGDHRDSSNDSRAIGPIPVNRIKGKALAIYWSSGDDGLRTARMFNSVR is encoded by the coding sequence ATGAGCAAGCACAGGTTCCGGAACGAGGCCGCTCGCGGCGCCACGCAGGACCTGGCGCCCACGGCCGCCCACATGGAGGACAGCCGTTGGTCTCGGATTGCAGCCAACGTGAAGACCATCGCGGGAGCCGTGCTGTTGGCGCTCGCCATTCGCACGATGCTCTTCGAGGCCTTCGAGATCGAAGGCCCCTCGATGGAGCCCACACTGCTCAACGGCGATCGCGTCGTCGTCGCGAAGTACGTCTACGGCCTGTTCCTGCCGCTGCGCGAAGAGGCGGAGGTCACCTGGGGCGCACCCGATCTTGGAGACGTGGTCATCATCAAGAGCCCCGCAGACGGTGTCGACATCGTCAAACGCGTCATCGGACTACCCGGCGACGTCATCGAGATGCGCGACGAAGTGGTTCACCGCAACGGCAAACCGATAGAAACCCGCGAGCTTGGCAGCTGCAAAGTGGGACGCGGCGCACTGCAAGCGCATTGCCGTTGGCGCGACAACGAATTGAACGGCCGGCACTTCACAACCAGCAGCGCTGGCCACATCTTCGACTCCACCCGCATGACGGTGCCCCGAGAGCACGTGTTCGTGCTGGGAGATCATCGAGACAGCTCGAACGACAGCCGCGCCATCGGTCCGATTCCCGTGAACCGCATCAAGGGCAAAGCGCTCGCCATCTACTGGTCGTCCGGAGACGACGGCCTGCGCACCGCGCGTATGTTCAACAGCGTGCGCTGA